The genomic DNA GAACTATGCTCTctgccaaaataaaacaattaatttACAAGACCAACCCTCAATCTCAAATGTGCATCCTGTCGACCAACGCCAAGTATGTGAGCAAGTGGTCAGCTGggttattaaattaataaaatgacaGCGCCACCTAGGGGAATTCCACCCCCAGGAAATATAAAATCTTTtgagaataaaattaaataataaaaaaagacatttgcaCAGGTTCAGGGATGCACATCGAGGCAGGCTGGCtcaaatattattatatattattaatattataatattttttttaatataaaacattaaacaatgaAACAGCACTGAATGTAGTGTCGTCTGTAATGGTgtcctgaataataataaaatgcataTGAGGTGTTTAGTTTGTATGAAACATGAAAACTATCACAAAGGGTCCTGGTGAAGATTCTGCTGGAATTTGGTGAAAGACATTAGATTTGCTTTGATGTCAAACTTTTagaagctgtttttgtttttcatgcagcTCTAATTTGATAAAACGCTGCatcaaaaataaacaggaaaccaTGTCACATGTGTTCCTGTCCACACAGCAGAATGAGTCTAttgctgacagtgatgtacaaacagagtgagcatttctgaggcccaaaataaactgagtagttcactgaatgaacaatggactgtgagctcagttccttcatcattagtatggattatatatgtatatgtattatattagtatcatatacagtggcttgcaaaataTTCGATCCCTTTGAacctttccacattttgtcacattacaaccacaaacatgaatcaatttgattggaattccacgtgaaagaccaatacaaagtggtgaacacgtgagaagtggaaggaaaatcatacatgattccaaacattttttacaactaAATAgttgaaaagtggggtgtgcgtaattcttcttcttcttattattattattattattatttagagaGCTGTGATGTGAGCGTGCCTGGCTCTGAGGCACTTGGGTCAGCCTCTGTTGTTTAGAAGTGTTACAGACTGTGAATGACACAGACCTGTCAGTTTCCATGTTTGTCTGTAACACAGCTCAGGGGCTCCATGCTGAACGCATCCATCCAGTGTTATTGATCCAGGACTGATACCAGCATTGGGATCAATACTACAACACACAATCACATGTGTCCACGTGATGCAGTTTGAAGAGCAATCAGATGTCTCTGTATGAGGAGGCGGGGTCACAGGAGGTTCACAGAAACTCTGCAGCAGCATCATCAGCTCACATGGAAACTTTGATGATTCacttctgtggtgtttttacaGAAACACGTCACAAAATTAGCTCCACCTGTTTTGTGAGCTTTGAGTTTCTTGTCTTCATCCTGGATtcttgtgttgctgtttttacacACAGCAGATATTTCCTGGTTGCTTCCTTGATGACCacatgaagctttctgaagcttgGATTGAAAACGCTTCATTACTCAAAGCTTTCCAACACAGGCCTCTGTGCTGCCATCTGGTGGACAAACATGTGAAGTGCAGCGTGAAGCTACAAATGAAACTGCTTCAGCTACGTTTATATATAACATACTATAACCTGTATAATGTGGAgatcagggaaattattttgttgctactgttaataatcatcatcattaccattgcattaataatataatctacagcattgatattgcattcagatgtttaaacattttGGTACCCAATTAGCCTTTACtacaggtgcagttataaccacTTTAAACTGTTGAGTTGAATCTATGATCTTAGATGCTTTTGAATGCTTGTTATAATCTTAAGTGTGTATGGGCTGATTCTGTTGATTCTGAGGACACTCTGAGATCCACGTCCTTATAAACCTCTGAATCAGGTCCTGAAGCAGTGACGTCCTGAGTGAAGACCTCACTGATCACATGACTCTGGTCACCTGGACTCAGtgtttctgaagcagtgtgctgggtttttaaaaatacgTGGCTGCTGCCTGATGTTGGGCCCACAGAGGAAGACGACTCACTCgctcttcttcacttcctccttaaacatgtggaAGGAGAGCAAAGTGCTGCCAGACTCTTATTTCTGACAGGAACAGAAGAAACCACAGCAAACTGGTCCagttcttcatcttcatcacaaTCTGTTTATTTCTGATGGTGTCTTCAGTCTGAGGGTTGAAGTTTCCATGTCTGTGTGATGTGTGGTGTGAAGGCTGCTGGTTAAACTGGGACTCACTGTTTAAAGCACTgagtgctcatagagagatgcTCCATGAGTCCCAGTACAGACTACAAACATGGTGGAAACTTAGCTTTGATATCCACACACTCTGCACGTCTGTGAGTAACTGTGATGAAGATGTGCAGAGATCTGTGTCCAAACAGGAGAAAGACTGTAAAGACTCTGTGCTTCTAACAGCCTCTGTTAACATATGTGaggctgtttgttgttgttgccatggAGCTTTACACTGTTTGGGTcagcaggtcatgtgatcaggttTGTTCTGCTGGACGATGGTTCAGTGTCAGGGTTTGTTTGCATTCATCaataaatatctaaataaatcaaagacTCCATGTTTGTTCTTTCATCATGTGACCTCTGCTCATCCATCTCTGTGAGTATCAGGATACATTTAGTtcataatacacagaaaaatcatagttattacctgtaataaatgtgaaagaTTCCTGCAGTGATAACCAGGCAGGACTGAAACACATCCAAGCTGTCACCACGGTAACAGCACCGCCCATCCACAGGTGAGGGGAGGAGCAAAAAGAGGGACTTTcaccatacatacatacaccaCAGTTGACAGGTAACCCTATTGGAGTCGCCAATAGTGACCAGAGATGGcacaataccacttttttatgtccgataccgataaatttggatatcggccgataccgacatgaatccgatatagtgttttttaatcaataaaacagttttttttaatatgttgctgcattttgtaaaagttcatactcaagtttaaataaacaacaacactaaagctattctgttagacctgtatgcaaaaaaaaaaaaaatacactgcaccccaaatatttcatagttcagcaacactgatcaatctaataaacgtaaacctgctccatcctccctattctggtattttaaagagtacttagcagaaatattaagcaacctaactaatagggttgcaaactcccagcaaaaaaaaaaaataaggaaccatCCCTCATGCTCCCCCTCATGATGCtgaatcgacgtaatcaactttaatttgatgcagtgtgaaaaaatgcacagaaataaaattatttttcaagaataaacaacatcgctcttcaacagaactgcacagatggtatcttcccaaaggaaaaagtactatagcttactagggtatattagacttaatagttactatatacagtaatggatttctatacattttacatcagatgaaaactttgggtgtaagaatcagataattatttattaaaagctcgacattttaaatgagaataagaaagaaaagtctgtctttgtgcccccttttccctgttcatgccctatcggcccccctggctaaactttgctagatccgcccctgcacagttaccagccgtcagctacgtagaaaaagatcctggtgtagaaagtaatattaaataaattgtaacaacagcttatcaagcttaaacgtgctgctgttgttcagctgctggtttcctctttctggtgcaaagtgggccaaaaacaaagaagagagacaatCAGGCTCTACCTGAACCACTTCAATATTTTATGAAGTCACTGAGTCGACCATTTCTACAGTTTGTTTCCTTCATTGCAGTTAGAGTGCGGCTGGTAaggatgaaaacacacacagagcgtaAATTGTCTTTGTTAGTAACAAACGTcagcaaagaaaagacaaaacacacaaacactctcatGATATTCATGAATCATTAGAAAGCATCCAAACATTCTGCTCGTGGACTTTTACAGTCTTATTTGCACTCGCTCATCTTCATAATCATCCTGATCAATACATGACAGGGGAGGCTTTGAGGTAGGCGGggctctctgctgatgtcagcaTGAAAGGCAGGACCAGCGTCTGCCACATGTTGGTGAAACATCACAGTACACTGGCGTGGTTTCCTTTCCAGATGTTGGACGTTTGACACTTCAACGTTGAGGCCAACAAGAAGACACAGTTTTGGGTCGGGTTGCTGCAGGGTTTCTAACTGAGcaaaagcagaagcacacaGACCAACAGGGATCAGATGCTGAGTGTTagaggaacatctgtgctgatcaCTGAATGCTGCTGTGGTCTCTTGTTGAAGTTGGCTGGTGGGACAGTCTAATAGTGATATCCTGCCCATCGGAggaacacttttaaaaacacatgcaatactttgtttgtattacagtcacagtttatgttatttttgtcctttaaaagTGTTGCTGTACTATAAAGTCCTATAATTTGAGGCTAAAATGGCTCAGAGAGTCTCTCTCTCAGAGGATCTCCTTTGAAAGTGGAGACGGCTTTATCCGCTGATCCACGTCACTTTACCtggatgttttctttgaagCTGGATGAAGACTCCTCTCCCTCactcctgctgcagctgtgtgGTCCAGTTGGCCTCTGAGGTCACAGTCAACATCTGTAGCAGAAGAGGGGAAATAAAAGTCCAGGTTACCAAAACTGGGAGCTTTTCCAAAATAGAGCGTAACTGGACTTTTTCAGCCTTACAGGCAGATAGTCGTCTgaagctgcagctttttctttttagctttttcCAATCTCTGCTCTCGGCTTTCTTTGAGAACATGTCTGCTTTCTTGGCATGGGTCTGTCTGCTGTTGGTGAAGAGACTAAATCCACATACTCGCTACTAAGATCTCCTCAAGTAGTCTCAACCAGATTACAGTTTAAGAGTAAATGTCTCCTGAGAGTTTCACCTTGGGGAGATGCTGTCTTGCTAACATGCAATCATGAGCATTAATCTATGAggtgaaaaagtcattttaaaagctCCAGCCACAAGTTTTATTTCATCTGTGTTTTGGTCAGAGTCCCATCAGACCTCCAGAATGGTGTCAGAGTGTTTTCTATCCACGTGATGAGCACAGGCCTCAGGTCCAGACCTCCACGGGCACCATAGCCTCTTTGGAGCTAATAGGTGCAAGAAGGTTTTGTTGGGATAGGAACTGAAGAGGAAACTGATGAGGAAGGCAAGGATCTCCTTCAGCTCCTCCGAGCCAGGACCTCTTTGTGTAGGCCAGCATTGGCCAGGTAGCCCTCCAGCATCGCTGGATGGCCGACAGTGGAAAAcctagaggaggaggagagaaacagcagcttggAGCATGTCTTTATACTGTTTAGTTTTTAGAGCCACAGACTTTCTTTTAATGTCATTGTTCAGGATCTATGACtgattatgtatttattgtattCCTCCATGACTGTGTGACAGCAAGTGGAAAAAACCAGCTTCACCTTTGTTGATATGCTTGTAATTTTAATATTGATTAAATGGCCATGAAATAATAGAAAGCTCatatatgaaaatgtattttaagaaGTAAAATGTTAATCTGAGTACAAAGGAGTACACTCACCTTCTGGTAGATGGAGGTGTAGCGAGCGCTGGTGAACATCCAGGCCTCCTCGTAGAACTGATCACTGATTGGATCCAAAACATCGATGGAGGATCTGTGTAAGCGCTGAGGATCGTCCTGATGGACAGAACAGAAGGAGAGTGAGACAAGTGAAGATATACTAAACAACACTGTGACATGAACTGAGCCACACACAGTTTGATTCACAGGTGATTGACACATTATTGGACCACGAGCA from Astatotilapia calliptera unplaced genomic scaffold, fAstCal1.2 U_scaffold_33, whole genome shotgun sequence includes the following:
- the LOC113018031 gene encoding phospholipase D1-like, whose protein sequence is MCQSPVNQTVCGSVHVTVLFSISSLVSLSFCSVHQDDPQRLHRSSIDVLDPISDQFYEEAWMFTSARYTSIYQKVFHCRPSSDAGGLPGQCWPTQRGPGSEELKEILAFLISFLFSSYPNKTFLHLLAPKRLWCPWRSGPEACAHHVDRKHSDTILEMLTVTSEANWTTQLQQE